The following coding sequences are from one Enterococcus sp. 4G2_DIV0659 window:
- the yidC gene encoding membrane protein insertase YidC, which yields MRKLNKWLLGSGLFTLALFLSGCVKTGSDGQPTGEGIIYNVLVKPMSNAITYLVDNFDWNYGWAIIFITVIVRIIIMPLGLSQSKKSMIQTEKMQAIKPQIDAAQAKLKEATSREEQMQAQAELQQVYKENNMSMMGGIGCLPLLIQMPIFSALFFAARYTKGIADASFLGVNLGTPSIIFVVLAGIAYLIQGYISTIGIPEEQKKTMKSMLIVSPLMIVFMSISSPAGVTLYWVVGGIFTCIQTFITNILLKPRIKAQVAEELKQNPPKQVVTPRKDVTPADEKTTQANIQKNTTNSGRNAGKQNRK from the coding sequence ATGCGAAAATTAAATAAGTGGCTACTAGGTTCTGGTCTATTCACTTTGGCGCTTTTTTTGTCAGGCTGTGTAAAAACAGGATCAGATGGGCAACCAACTGGTGAAGGGATCATCTATAATGTTTTAGTCAAACCAATGAGTAATGCAATCACTTATCTTGTTGATAATTTCGATTGGAATTATGGCTGGGCAATCATTTTTATTACGGTCATTGTTCGAATCATCATTATGCCATTGGGGTTAAGTCAATCCAAGAAAAGTATGATCCAAACAGAAAAAATGCAAGCCATAAAACCTCAAATTGATGCAGCTCAAGCAAAATTAAAAGAAGCAACTTCTCGTGAAGAACAAATGCAAGCTCAAGCTGAATTGCAACAAGTCTATAAAGAAAATAATATGAGCATGATGGGCGGCATTGGTTGTCTGCCATTACTGATCCAAATGCCGATTTTTTCTGCTTTATTCTTTGCGGCTCGTTATACAAAAGGTATTGCTGATGCTAGCTTCTTAGGTGTTAACTTAGGAACACCAAGTATTATCTTCGTTGTTTTAGCTGGTATAGCTTATTTGATCCAAGGGTACATTTCCACTATCGGAATCCCCGAAGAACAAAAGAAAACAATGAAGTCAATGCTGATTGTCTCTCCATTGATGATTGTCTTTATGTCAATTAGCTCGCCTGCTGGTGTAACCCTATATTGGGTCGTTGGTGGTATCTTTACTTGTATCCAAACATTTATCACAAACATCTTATTAAAACCAAGAATCAAAGCTCAAGTGGCTGAAGAATTAAAACAAAATCCTCCGAAACAAGTTGTCACACCGCGTAAAGATGTCACACCGGCGGATGAAAAAACTACACAAGCTAACATACAAAAAAACACAACAAATTCAGGGCGTAATGCTGGAAAACAGAATAGAAAATAA
- a CDS encoding DUF1295 domain-containing protein yields the protein MTMWIIFCVIFIYFTGLFFWAQALHNNSIVDLAWGLGFVIVALTGYITMPQKTTISTIIVILVAIWGVRLFLHLAKRNIGKPEDYRYVNMRKRWGTHWVKLKTYLNVFVLQGVLLLIVSMPILFVVTSSVNDFYWWNGLGIIIWLLGFVFETIGDYELTQFKKDSRNKGKLLTTGLWSITRHPNYFGEALSWWGIFLISLNTTRNMWGIIGPITITLLLLFVSGVPLLEKKYKDRPDFIAYAKKTSKFVPFIGKKGL from the coding sequence ATGACAATGTGGATCATTTTTTGTGTGATTTTTATCTATTTTACAGGATTATTTTTTTGGGCCCAGGCACTTCATAATAATTCAATTGTAGATTTGGCTTGGGGACTTGGCTTTGTAATAGTCGCTTTAACAGGGTATATAACAATGCCGCAAAAAACGACCATCAGTACGATTATTGTTATTTTAGTGGCGATTTGGGGTGTTCGTCTATTTTTACACTTGGCCAAAAGAAATATCGGAAAACCAGAAGATTATCGTTATGTAAACATGAGAAAGCGTTGGGGCACGCATTGGGTGAAATTAAAAACGTATTTAAATGTTTTTGTTTTGCAAGGTGTTTTGCTTCTAATCGTTTCGATGCCAATTCTTTTTGTTGTAACAAGCTCAGTGAATGATTTTTATTGGTGGAACGGATTAGGGATTATTATTTGGTTACTTGGTTTTGTTTTTGAAACGATTGGGGATTATGAATTAACACAATTTAAAAAAGATAGTAGAAATAAAGGGAAACTGTTAACAACTGGCTTATGGTCAATAACAAGGCATCCTAATTATTTTGGTGAAGCGTTAAGTTGGTGGGGAATTTTTCTTATCAGCTTGAACACAACAAGAAACATGTGGGGCATTATTGGACCGATTACGATTACCTTATTGCTTTTATTTGTTTCAGGTGTACCTTTGCTTGAGAAAAAATATAAAGATCGTCCAGATTTTATCGCATATGCTAAGAAAACATCAAAGTTCGTTCCGTTTATTGGTAAAAAAGGCTTATAG
- a CDS encoding TetR/AcrR family transcriptional regulator, whose amino-acid sequence MGKEIKNTRDTIIQVATRLFMDNGYQSTSTRQIAELADVTQPNLYHHFKNKEAVYVGVIENLLSDVNEELVKIVDDQKLNTVRKLTRFADCLKTKHPFDFDLMMHDFKTKLTKETQFKLFQLWNQSYKAPLLQLFEESDFAIRNKLTPEIAATHFLNTLSPYIKVKQNYTYLTIAQVVDLFINGISAEEQ is encoded by the coding sequence ATGGGCAAAGAAATAAAAAATACTAGGGATACAATTATTCAAGTGGCGACACGTTTATTTATGGATAACGGTTATCAGAGCACATCAACGAGACAAATTGCTGAATTAGCAGATGTAACCCAACCGAATTTATACCATCACTTCAAAAATAAAGAAGCGGTTTATGTCGGAGTGATTGAAAATCTATTAAGTGATGTGAATGAAGAATTAGTAAAAATTGTTGATGACCAAAAATTGAACACAGTGAGGAAATTAACGAGATTTGCGGATTGTCTTAAAACGAAACATCCATTTGATTTCGACCTAATGATGCATGATTTTAAAACGAAATTAACGAAAGAAACTCAATTTAAGTTGTTCCAGCTTTGGAATCAATCATACAAAGCGCCATTATTGCAACTTTTTGAAGAAAGTGATTTTGCTATTCGCAACAAGTTGACACCTGAAATAGCAGCTACTCATTTTTTAAACACACTGTCACCATATATTAAAGTAAAGCAAAACTATACGTACCTTACCATTGCTCAAGTTGTAGACTTATTTATCAATGGTATATCAGCTGAAGAACAATGA
- a CDS encoding tryptophan-rich sensory protein has protein sequence MDKNQSIMSKWVVTIIYFLMIGTNAAAVLLPLNGLTTQEVSDSYPNLFAPAGLTFSIWSVIYLLLGGFVVYQWIQPSNQSILSNQKERNKIRRVFIVSSVLNSVWLFAWQYLQIDLSVVIMLGLLIVLIYINQLLSKEILTKKDFIFIRLPFSVYFGWITIATIANITAFFVDKKIAFLQNNQEFWTISILIVGLVIIGATIIRNRNIAYGLATLWAYYGILVKHQSVDGWNNQYPAIIMTVLICLVVIALVCVYELVFQLKHKKKAI, from the coding sequence ATGGATAAAAATCAATCAATAATGTCAAAATGGGTAGTAACAATAATCTATTTTCTCATGATTGGGACAAATGCTGCAGCTGTCTTATTGCCACTGAATGGGCTGACAACGCAGGAAGTTTCAGATTCATATCCTAATTTATTTGCACCTGCGGGATTAACATTTTCAATTTGGTCAGTCATTTATTTACTATTAGGCGGCTTTGTTGTTTACCAATGGATACAGCCTAGTAATCAATCTATTTTAAGTAATCAGAAAGAAAGGAACAAGATAAGAAGGGTGTTTATTGTTTCTTCTGTTTTAAATAGTGTATGGCTATTTGCTTGGCAGTATCTTCAAATTGATCTTTCAGTCGTTATTATGCTAGGATTGCTGATCGTGTTGATTTATATCAATCAATTGTTATCTAAAGAAATATTGACTAAAAAAGATTTTATCTTTATAAGGTTACCTTTTAGCGTCTATTTCGGTTGGATCACGATTGCTACGATTGCTAATATTACTGCATTTTTTGTAGATAAAAAAATTGCTTTTCTTCAAAATAACCAAGAATTTTGGACAATTTCTATACTGATTGTTGGACTAGTGATTATCGGTGCAACAATTATTCGTAATCGAAATATTGCCTATGGATTGGCTACTTTATGGGCTTATTATGGTATTTTAGTGAAACACCAATCGGTAGACGGATGGAATAATCAGTATCCAGCGATTATTATGACGGTGCTAATTTGTTTAGTCGTTATTGCGCTGGTTTGTGTCTATGAATTAGTTTTTCAATTGAAACATAAAAAGAAGGCTATTTAA